A region from the Methylocella sp. genome encodes:
- a CDS encoding toprim domain-containing protein translates to MRDVLTNEPRAIQRTRLDPTGRKLDRLMLGPAKGCAIKIDSDADVTMGLCIAEGLETALSGRQLGYLPVWAVGSAGAIATFPVIPSLSGLHVFGEFDERRTSEKAIAECAVRWQAAGRDVHIIWPEVGNDMNDQIRMGVRA, encoded by the coding sequence ATGCGGGACGTTCTAACCAACGAGCCCCGCGCAATCCAGCGCACGCGCCTCGATCCCACAGGCAGAAAGCTCGACCGGCTCATGCTCGGCCCCGCAAAAGGCTGCGCAATCAAAATTGATAGCGACGCCGATGTCACGATGGGTCTTTGCATCGCGGAAGGCCTGGAAACTGCCCTAAGCGGGCGTCAGCTGGGTTACCTTCCAGTGTGGGCCGTCGGCAGTGCTGGAGCTATAGCGACATTTCCGGTGATACCAAGCCTCTCGGGCTTGCATGTATTCGGCGAATTCGACGAGCGCCGGACCAGCGAAAAAGCCATCGCTGAATGTGCTGTCCGTTGGCAGGCCGCTGGGCGAGACGTCCATATCATTTGGCCTGAAGTCGGGAACGATATGAATGATCAGATTCGGATGGGAGTTCGCGCATGA
- a CDS encoding integrase arm-type DNA-binding domain-containing protein: protein MAKQTKRLDALTVKALSTPGRYSDGDNLYLAIGKNGSKRWAFIYMLDGRQREGGLGSAATVTLAHARAKAHEWRSMISKGINPIDAKRAAGGARIAPAAVKTFGDAVEALIAAKGAAWRSHKYRKQWQSTLISHAPSLLDLPVADVDAAHIISALGRVWSRAPETASRLRGRIESVLSFAAANRWRAGDNPAIWRGHLEHVFPPRSARPHHRAMAYAAVPKFVASLVSKDSLPALALQFVILTATRTSEALHAEWTEIDVEARVWTIPPSRMKAGKEHRIPLSDRAIEILADLAAVRSGPFVFPGQRTGRPLSRPRGVALANAEGVSVHGFRSTFRDWVGEETDFPREVAEAALAHSVGNAVETAYRRGDALEKRRALMQAWADFCTGRSDR from the coding sequence ATGGCGAAACAAACGAAGCGTTTAGATGCCCTCACGGTTAAGGCGCTGAGCACGCCAGGGCGGTATTCGGACGGCGACAATTTGTATTTGGCGATCGGCAAGAATGGCTCGAAACGCTGGGCCTTCATTTACATGCTCGACGGACGCCAGCGCGAAGGCGGCCTTGGCTCCGCAGCTACAGTCACGCTAGCCCACGCTCGCGCGAAGGCTCATGAATGGCGCTCAATGATTTCTAAGGGTATTAACCCCATCGATGCCAAGAGGGCGGCAGGTGGTGCCCGTATCGCACCGGCTGCGGTTAAGACGTTTGGCGATGCAGTCGAGGCGTTGATCGCGGCAAAAGGCGCTGCCTGGCGTAGCCATAAATATCGAAAGCAATGGCAGTCGACACTGATCTCGCACGCCCCGAGTCTCTTGGATTTGCCTGTCGCTGATGTCGACGCCGCTCACATTATTTCGGCATTAGGGCGGGTCTGGTCGCGGGCGCCGGAAACAGCGTCGCGCCTTCGTGGCCGTATCGAATCGGTGCTGTCCTTCGCCGCCGCCAACCGCTGGCGCGCTGGTGACAATCCTGCGATTTGGCGAGGCCACCTTGAACACGTTTTTCCCCCGCGATCCGCGCGGCCACATCATCGCGCGATGGCCTACGCCGCCGTGCCTAAATTCGTGGCCTCTCTGGTCAGCAAGGATAGCTTGCCGGCGCTGGCGCTGCAGTTCGTCATATTGACCGCAACCCGAACGAGCGAGGCGCTGCACGCGGAATGGACTGAAATAGACGTCGAGGCTCGTGTCTGGACAATTCCTCCCAGCCGAATGAAGGCGGGCAAGGAGCACAGAATACCGCTCAGCGATCGCGCCATTGAGATACTTGCCGATCTAGCAGCAGTCCGTTCGGGTCCATTCGTCTTTCCAGGTCAGCGCACCGGCAGGCCCTTGTCGCGTCCGCGCGGCGTTGCGCTCGCCAATGCCGAGGGCGTATCGGTGCACGGTTTTAGGTCAACATTTCGTGATTGGGTCGGCGAAGAAACCGATTTCCCGCGTGAGGTCGCCGAGGCAGCGTTGGCGCATTCGGTCGGCAATGCAGTCGAAACCGCATATCGGCGGGGGGATGCTTTGGAGAAGCGCAGGGCGTTGATGCAGGCGTGGGCAGATTTCTGCACGGGCCGATCGGACCGCTAA
- a CDS encoding glycosyltransferase family 2 protein produces the protein MKHLLRRKQRGESLRGRLSVTTAKNLSRLVRAASAASIVQEASFALPDLDASLSAKAGPTPAQGLFAIMVVIAIAACVAAPEPASMLLSIAASCLFLATVFLRLFAGAASLDHADVRHPPRINDRNLPTYSIVIALHREARVVGQLTAALDAIDYPRAKLDIKLVIEADDHATRLALEALDLPPVYEIIIAPHGRPRTKPRASNIALPLVRGEFVAVFDAEDAPAPMQLRDAVERFRQAPAEVVCLQAQLSIDNIEDSWLTRLFSIEYAALFDVLHHGLTGLGVPLPLGGSSNHFRTEALREICGWDAWNVTEDADLGLRLTRFGYRSETLNSSTQEEAPARLKAWMTQRRRWSKGWMQTFITLSRDPARLIAEVGWARAGSLLLLMTALVISPLLWPLLTALMIYDLARVGLPSPTSIFALVETTLWLSVGLFGAASVVWVALLGMKRRRLLGLWIFLPLLAPYYLLMSAAAWAALYDLIMRPYHWHKTEHGLAKSSRQKNLAAAELAAAIKIKANSVGAPPTRR, from the coding sequence GTGAAACATTTATTGCGGCGCAAGCAGCGCGGCGAATCGCTGAGAGGGAGGCTCTCCGTCACCACGGCGAAGAACCTGTCGCGATTGGTGCGCGCCGCCTCGGCGGCGTCGATCGTGCAAGAGGCGAGTTTCGCCCTCCCCGATCTTGACGCCAGTCTTTCCGCCAAAGCCGGCCCCACTCCGGCGCAAGGCCTTTTCGCCATAATGGTCGTGATCGCCATCGCCGCCTGCGTCGCAGCGCCCGAACCCGCTTCAATGCTGCTGTCGATTGCGGCGAGCTGCCTGTTCCTCGCCACTGTTTTTCTGCGGCTTTTCGCTGGCGCGGCAAGCCTCGATCACGCAGACGTCCGCCACCCCCCGCGCATAAATGACCGCAATTTGCCGACTTACTCGATCGTGATTGCGCTCCATCGCGAAGCGCGGGTTGTCGGCCAGCTTACCGCCGCGCTCGACGCTATCGATTATCCGCGCGCCAAACTCGACATTAAACTCGTCATCGAAGCGGACGATCACGCGACCCGGCTAGCGCTTGAGGCGCTCGATCTTCCTCCAGTCTATGAAATCATAATAGCCCCGCACGGGCGACCCAGAACCAAGCCGCGGGCATCGAACATCGCATTGCCTCTCGTGCGCGGGGAATTCGTCGCGGTGTTCGACGCGGAAGACGCCCCCGCGCCGATGCAATTGCGCGACGCCGTCGAGCGATTCCGCCAAGCGCCCGCCGAAGTCGTTTGTTTGCAGGCGCAGCTGTCAATCGACAATATAGAGGACTCCTGGCTGACGCGGCTATTTTCGATCGAATATGCGGCGCTGTTTGACGTTTTGCACCACGGACTGACTGGACTTGGCGTTCCGCTTCCGCTTGGAGGCTCATCAAATCATTTCCGCACGGAGGCCTTGCGGGAGATTTGCGGCTGGGACGCCTGGAATGTGACGGAAGACGCCGATCTCGGCCTGCGCCTCACCCGTTTCGGCTATCGTTCGGAGACGTTGAATTCGAGCACGCAGGAGGAAGCGCCGGCCCGGTTGAAGGCCTGGATGACGCAAAGGCGACGCTGGTCGAAAGGCTGGATGCAGACATTCATCACGCTGAGCCGGGATCCGGCCCGTCTCATCGCCGAAGTTGGATGGGCTCGGGCGGGCTCACTGCTCTTGTTGATGACGGCGCTGGTCATCTCGCCGCTGCTTTGGCCGCTTTTGACCGCGCTGATGATCTACGACCTTGCGCGAGTGGGTTTGCCCTCTCCAACCTCCATCTTCGCGTTGGTGGAGACGACGCTATGGCTCTCGGTCGGGCTCTTTGGAGCGGCCTCAGTGGTGTGGGTAGCTCTGCTTGGCATGAAGCGGCGCAGGCTGCTCGGGCTCTGGATTTTTCTACCGTTGCTCGCGCCTTATTATCTGCTGATGTCCGCCGCGGCTTGGGCGGCGCTTTATGACCTCATCATGCGGCCCTATCATTGGCACAAGACGGAGCATGGGCTCGCCAAAAGCTCGCGCCAGAAAAACCTTGCGGCGGCTGAGCTCGCCGCGGCGATCAAGATCAAAGCAAATTCTGTGGGGGCACCACCGACGCGGCGTTAA
- the trmD gene encoding tRNA (guanosine(37)-N1)-methyltransferase TrmD: MWRATVFTLFPEMFPGPLGVSLAGEALARDVWALGVHDIREQGLGRHRAVDDTPAGGGPGMVIRADVLGAALDAGLEPLDARPRLLLSPRGQALTQSRARSLAAGEGVVLICGRFEGVDERVIEGRRLEEVSIGDYVLSGGEIAAMVVLDACVRLLPGVMGKEASGIDESFEAGLLEYPHFTRPREWEGREIPQILLSGDHAKIKAWRKAEALRITRERRPDLLGGGSAKPR; encoded by the coding sequence ATGTGGCGCGCGACGGTTTTTACCCTCTTTCCGGAGATGTTTCCGGGGCCGCTCGGCGTTTCGCTGGCCGGTGAGGCGCTCGCGCGCGATGTTTGGGCGCTTGGCGTCCACGACATTCGCGAGCAGGGGCTCGGCCGTCATCGCGCCGTAGACGATACGCCGGCCGGCGGGGGCCCTGGGATGGTCATTCGCGCTGACGTCTTGGGCGCGGCGCTCGACGCTGGACTTGAACCTCTGGATGCTCGTCCGCGTCTGCTGCTCAGTCCGCGCGGCCAAGCTCTCACCCAATCCCGCGCGCGATCGCTCGCCGCCGGAGAGGGCGTTGTGCTGATCTGCGGGCGCTTCGAGGGGGTTGACGAGCGGGTGATCGAAGGGCGGCGTCTCGAAGAGGTGTCCATCGGCGACTATGTTTTATCGGGTGGTGAAATCGCCGCGATGGTCGTGCTCGACGCCTGCGTTCGGCTTCTGCCTGGAGTAATGGGTAAGGAAGCCTCCGGCATCGATGAAAGCTTTGAGGCTGGACTGCTCGAATATCCGCATTTCACGCGCCCGCGCGAATGGGAGGGGCGAGAAATTCCACAGATCCTACTTTCCGGCGACCACGCCAAGATCAAGGCATGGCGCAAAGCCGAAGCGCTGCGGATTACCCGCGAACGCCGGCCGGACCTGCTCGGCGGAGGCTCGGCAAAGCCGCGCTGA
- the rimM gene encoding ribosome maturation factor RimM (Essential for efficient processing of 16S rRNA): MAAHGGERILVGRFGAPHGLKGDLRLQSFTDVPNAIASYEPLTDASGVRRFSIKTLRHVKDNVFVARIVGIEDRTAAESLTNLQLFLPRDCLPKTDEDEFYLADLIGLAAVRKSGESIGRVTNVLNFGAGDILEIAPEGGGEALLLPFAKAVVPEIDIKGGRLIVAPPVEIEAELFSEKADESQHRPEQTKPSPDEI; this comes from the coding sequence ATGGCGGCCCATGGCGGCGAACGCATTCTCGTTGGCCGTTTTGGAGCCCCGCATGGCCTCAAGGGCGACTTGCGACTGCAATCCTTCACTGACGTCCCGAACGCAATCGCCAGCTATGAGCCTCTGACCGATGCGAGCGGCGTCCGGCGCTTTTCGATCAAAACCCTGCGCCATGTGAAAGACAATGTATTCGTCGCGAGGATTGTCGGAATCGAGGATCGCACCGCCGCCGAAAGCCTGACCAATCTCCAGCTATTTTTGCCGCGCGATTGCCTGCCAAAAACCGACGAGGATGAGTTTTATCTTGCCGATCTGATCGGACTCGCGGCTGTGCGGAAGAGCGGCGAATCCATCGGCCGGGTGACCAACGTTCTCAATTTCGGCGCCGGCGACATTTTGGAGATTGCGCCGGAGGGTGGCGGCGAAGCGCTGCTTTTGCCTTTCGCTAAAGCTGTCGTTCCCGAGATCGACATAAAGGGCGGTCGGCTTATCGTCGCGCCGCCTGTCGAGATCGAGGCGGAGCTCTTTTCCGAAAAAGCGGACGAATCCCAGCATCGCCCCGAGCAGACGAAGCCTTCGCCGGACGAGATCTGA
- a CDS encoding aspartate aminotransferase family protein, with the protein MVAERESERYGLHVEHMNEMMVRVLQTIGFDVAFQKGEGQYLFDRRGDRYLDLLSGWGVFGVGRNHPVLREALTSVLASDFPNLVQMDVSVLGALLAERLLGFVPFLDKVFFTNSGAETVEAAIKFARRATGRPGIVYCGHAFHGLSYGALSLNGDAIFREGFGPLVPGCVEVPFNDLAALEKALQAGDVAAFIVEPIQGKGVNLPDDNYLSDAAALCRRHGALFIADEIQTGLGRTGRFLAIEHWGVEPDMVLLSKALSGGHVPVGAVLTRKHVFGKVFNRMDRAVVHGSTFAKNDLAMAAGLATLEVIDADGLIRNAERTGARLLKTFKGMAERYELVKSVRGKGLMIGVEFGPPRSLKLKASWSLLEAVNPGLFCQLITIPLFKDHKILAQVAGHANHTVKLLPTLVINDADCDWIERAFDSVIADSHRVPGAVWSLGKTLADHALKARAAK; encoded by the coding sequence ATGGTCGCGGAGCGCGAGTCGGAGCGTTACGGGCTGCACGTGGAGCACATGAACGAGATGATGGTTCGCGTGCTGCAGACGATAGGTTTCGACGTTGCGTTTCAGAAAGGCGAGGGCCAGTATCTTTTCGACCGCCGGGGCGATCGCTATCTGGATCTGCTGAGCGGATGGGGCGTGTTTGGCGTTGGCCGTAACCATCCCGTGCTGCGGGAGGCTTTGACCAGCGTCCTCGCGAGCGATTTCCCCAATCTCGTGCAGATGGACGTTTCTGTCCTTGGCGCTTTGCTGGCGGAGAGATTGCTGGGGTTTGTTCCTTTTCTCGACAAAGTCTTTTTCACCAATTCCGGAGCGGAGACTGTCGAGGCGGCGATCAAGTTTGCGCGCCGCGCCACCGGGCGGCCGGGAATTGTTTATTGCGGACATGCTTTTCACGGCCTTTCCTATGGCGCGCTGTCCCTCAACGGCGATGCGATTTTCCGCGAGGGGTTTGGTCCCCTCGTCCCCGGCTGCGTCGAGGTCCCTTTCAACGACCTGGCGGCCCTTGAAAAAGCGCTGCAGGCCGGCGACGTCGCAGCCTTTATTGTCGAGCCGATTCAGGGCAAGGGCGTCAATCTCCCGGACGACAACTATCTTTCCGACGCGGCTGCGCTTTGCCGCAGACATGGCGCTCTGTTCATCGCCGACGAAATTCAGACCGGGCTTGGCCGCACCGGGCGTTTTCTGGCGATTGAACATTGGGGCGTCGAGCCCGATATGGTGCTCCTCTCCAAGGCGCTGTCGGGCGGCCATGTGCCGGTCGGCGCGGTCCTGACCCGTAAGCATGTGTTCGGCAAAGTATTCAACCGCATGGACCGCGCTGTCGTGCATGGCTCGACATTCGCGAAGAATGATCTCGCCATGGCGGCTGGACTCGCGACCCTCGAAGTCATCGACGCCGACGGCCTCATCCGCAACGCGGAGCGCACCGGGGCTCGACTGTTGAAAACTTTCAAGGGGATGGCTGAGCGCTACGAGCTGGTCAAATCCGTGCGCGGCAAAGGCCTGATGATCGGCGTCGAATTCGGGCCTCCGCGCTCCCTGAAGCTTAAGGCGTCTTGGAGCCTGCTCGAGGCCGTCAATCCCGGCTTGTTCTGCCAGCTCATCACTATCCCCCTGTTCAAGGATCACAAGATTCTCGCGCAGGTGGCGGGACACGCCAATCATACGGTCAAGCTGCTGCCAACGTTGGTCATCAATGATGCGGATTGCGACTGGATCGAACGCGCGTTCGACAGCGTCATCGCCGACAGTCATCGCGTGCCGGGGGCGGTCTGGTCGCTCGGCAAGACGCTGGCCGACCATGCGCTTAAGGCGCGGGCGGCGAAATAG